The genomic segment CGGTCGCCTGGAATAACAGCCCATGATTCACTACGATTTCTGTGTCCTCCGGGACTACCGACGCCCCCTGCGGATCGACCAGTTTATAAGCGATGAGCTGGGGCTCATAAGCCGCAATCAGCTGAAACAGCGGGTCCGTGAGCTGAATATCAACGAAAAGCCTGTCAAACTGTCCCGCAGGATCGCTCCGGGAGACAGGATCAGGCTTGATCTTGAGGCCCCGCCGAAAATCGACCTGGTGCCGGAGGAGATTCCCCTGGAGATCCTCTACGAGGATGACCGGGTCATCGTGATAAACAAACCCCAGGGCCTGGTTGTACATCCTGCGCCGGGGAACTATACGGGGACTCTTGTTCACGGTCTTCTGTACTACCGGGAAATCGATGCCCCGGAAGAGGACTTTCGCCCGGGTATCGTTCATCGACTGGACAAGGATACCAGCGGCGTACTGATAACCGCGAAGGACCAGGCTGCCCATGAGTTTCTTTCCCGTCAGTTCCAGGAAAAGACCACCCGCAAGGTCTATTTTGCCCTCTGCAGGGGAAGAATCGAGGAGGACCAGGGCCAGGTGGAAAACCGTCTCGGCCGGTGGGAGAAAAACCGTCAGCTGTTTACCGCTGTCAGCCGGGGCGGCAAAGCGGCGTTTACCAGATACAGGATACTGAGGCGCTGGAAGCAGGCGAGTTTTGTGGCCCTCTATCCTGCAACGGGGCGGACCCATCAGCTGAGGGTACATATGCGGGGTATCGGTCATCCCATACTGGGAGACCCCCTCTACGGTTCCGGGGAACGGGACGGCTGCAGCCTGATGCTCCACGCCTTTTCTCTGGAGATAGTGTTACCCGGCTCCCAGGAACTCTCCCGTTTCAGGGCACCTCTGTCTCCGCGTTTCGGAGAGCTTATCCGGGATCTTTCTGCAGAAAAGGATTGAAACGGCGTTCCGCTTCAATGGTGCTCGGAGGTCCGTGGCCGGGATAGACTGTTCCCTTCGGAAAGGTAAGAAGCTTCTGCTGTATCCCCTGAATCAGGAGCGCCCGGGCATAACGGTTGGGAGTGGATCCGATTCCTCCGGCGGAAAGAACATCCCCGGTAAAAAAGCAGGACCCGATGCGGTAGACCATGGAGTCGCTGGAGTGTCCGGAGATCTGCAGGCTCTCGATTGTTATTCCCCCCAGATCCAGGGTGTCTCCATCTTTCAGCAGCGTGGAATCCCGTTCCAGAAGGTTGGGTGAGCCCCCGAATACCTCGGCGGGGTATATTTTCAGCAGGGTACGTCCCCCGCGTATATGCGACTCGTGGTTGTGGGTAACCAGTATGTAGCGAACGGTGTAGGAGTTCTTCTCTATGAGCCGCAGAAGAGGAACATCCATGATTCCCGGGTCGATCATGATTGCGTCTCCCCCTTCAGCGGGTCCCACCAGGTAGGAGTTGGAGAAACTTACAAAGGAGAAGTGGGTGAAAATTTTCATTCTTCGTTCTGAACAGCGGCAAATACCGCTTCCTCATAGTTGGAATATTTGAAGTTGACCTTATCCCGGGTGGTGTTCAGGTAGTTGACCTTTTTCAGGTTGCAGTCGATAAAACGGACTTCCTCAAGGTTTGAGGAGACAAAACTCGAATAGTACAGATCCGAATCGCTGAAATTCACCCTGACTCCGTGCACCCCGTTGAAGTTGGAATGGAGAATGTCCGAACCCTGAAAATCGCAGTCTCTGAATTCGGCACCGCAGAAGATGCTGTAGCGGATTTCACAGCCGGAAAAACGGCAGTTTTCAAAACGGGCATTGGAGAAGAAGCATCCCTGAATCATGCTTTTTTCAAGGCTGCAGTCCTGAAAAACTGTCTCATCAAAAACGCAGTCTCTGAATTGGTGTCCCTCGAGGTTCATGCCGCTGAAGGTGATTCCCGCCAGGCAGATGTTACTGTGATCTTCCACGCCTGAAAGATAGTCCCGTACTGTTCCCATATATTCCTGAGTATCCGGAAGATGCTCCGCACAGTAGTTCGAGAAACTCAAGGCGGCATTGCTGCAGTCGGAAAAGGCGCACATGGCCTTATTCGTATCCATATATATAGCTTAGAAAAAAGAGTTCTTCTGTACAAGATAAATTCATGAAATAAGCCCGGCAACTTGATGCTATGTCCCAAATTCTATACTATTCGCCAAGCATATTTTTCTGACCCGTTGCGTGAAGGGAATAACAGAAGCTAAGGGTAGGTACTATGGGTATTCGCGGGGAAGTATTTTCATCAAAAACGTCGGTAGGCAAACGGACCTATTTTTTCAACGTAAAGGAAAACAGGCACGGCGACCTCTTTTTAAACATTGTAGAGAGCAAGAAGCACGAAGGCACCGGATTTGAACGCCACTCGGTTATCGTTTTCAACGAAGACCTGGAAAGCTTTGTGGAAGAGCTGCAGAAAGCCGTCGGGTTCATGCAGCAACACGGCGGCGGGGCCAAATCGGAATCCTGATTATCTGACGCGGAAACTCAGGCGCTGGATGGGGCTGGGCCCCAGACGAAGGCAGACCTCACGGTGTGCCCGTGTCGGGTAGCCCTTATGCCGCTCATAGCCGTAATCAGGTTCGAACCAGGAGTAGCGTATCATCCAGCGGTCCCGCACAACCTTGGCGGCTATGGAGGCGGCCATGACCTCCGGTACCAGGGCGTCGGCCTTGACCATGGCCCGGGCTGAAGTCGGAATGTCGGGAATATACAGACCATCCACGATAACTTCATCCGGCAGACAGCCCATGGCTCCGAAGGCCCTGGACATGGCCAGAAGGGATGCCTTGTGGATGTTTATCCGGTCGATCTCCTCCGGCCAGGACCAGCCGATACCAACCGGGACCTTCATGGCAAGCATGCGGGCAAAGGCCTTCTCCCGCGCCGAAGGACTCATCTTCTTTGAGTCCTTTAACAGATCCCTGGGGAAATCCCGGGGCAGCACAACTGCTGCGGCGCTTACCGGTCCGGCTATGGGCCCCCGGCCTGCCTCGTCTATTCCGCAGATTATCTTCATGCAGGGATACTAACCCCGGGGACAGACGGAATCAAGGGGCGGGAATAAATGCCGCGCCGTCAACTTGACGATTAAGATCAGCTAGTGTTAGATAGTAGCAGTAGGTTGAACAAGTGTTTCATAACCCGATTCCAACTTTGCGTAAACAGGAACGAAGTAAGTGTTCTTAAAAAATATTGAGATCTTCGGCTTTAAGTCTTTTGCTGACAGGGTAAAAATTGATTTTGCTCCCGGAATTTCCGCCCTTCTCGGACCCAACGGATGCGGAAAAAGCAACGTTGTGGATGCCATAAAGTGGGTACTGGGGGAACAGGCTTCCCGGAGCCTGCGGGCTGAACGAATGGAAGACGTTATCTTTAACGGCACCGAACAGCGCAAAGCTCTCAATGTGGCGGAGGTTACTCTTACCCTGAGTAACGACGAAGGGGTTCTTCCCATGGATATGCCGGAGATCGCCATCAAGCGCCGTCTCTACCGTTCGGGGGAAAGTGAATACTTTGTAAATAACACGCCCGTCAAGCTTCGGGAACTCCGGGAACTTTTCTTTGATACCGGGGTAGGGAAATCGGCGTATTCGATCATGGAACAGGGAAAAATCGACCAGATTCTTTCCCATAAACCGGAGGAACGCCGATACATATTCGAAGAGGCCGCCGGGATTACCAAGTTCAAGGTCAAAGGGGCGGAGGCTGAACGGAAGCTGAGCCGTACCGAGGAAAACATGCGCCAGGTGGAGGGGATTCTCGGCGAGGTAAAGCGTTCCTACGACTCCCTTAAAAAGCAGGCCGACAAGACCGAACAGTACCGCAGGTTTCGCGAGGACATCTTCGAACTGGAACTGAAAATTCAGCTCCTCAGGCTCAAAGGCTTTCTCGATGATGAGCTTTCCAAGGAAAAGCAGCTCAAGGAGAAGAGCGGTCTCAGAGATTCCATCAAGTCCGAGATAGACACCATAAACGAGTCCCTGGAAGAGAACCTGGACCAGGTCAATACCATGGAGTCCTCCCTCATCGAGAACCAGAAGATGCTCTACGGTATCGACGTGGAGAAGGGGAACCTTCAGAACCAGCAGTCCATTATACAGGAACGCCGGGGTGAACTTCATCGCCATCTGGAGTACTGTAAAAACCGCGAGGCCCAGCTTCAGGAGCAGAAAGCGGAGTTCGAGGCTTCCCTTAAGGATAAACGGGAAGTGCTGGAGGACCTCAAGGGACGGCATGCCTCCATCGACAGGAATATTCTCGAGTTCGATGAACGGATTAACAGCTCCCAGAATACGATACGAAGAAATGAATCCGAGATTACACGGCTTGAAGGTCAGATTGCTGCCAACGAGGCATCCGTCAACGATCTGCAGGACCAGCTGCGGGCCATCACCGACGATATCGTGGGTCAGCTGGACCGCAAGCTCGAAGAGAGCGCTTACTCCCACGGTGAGAGAATGCGGATTGAATCCGCCGTCCGGGACAGGATCGACCGGATCCGCATTCACGTCAAGGGCAAGCTCGATCTTGTCGGTGATCTCGGATCCCTCTCGGAAATCGGGGAACGTGAGCGTACCGAACTTGTCAGCTCCATTCGCGGGGGACTGAATGAGGCCCTTGCAGGTATAGATGCACTCCAGGATGAGTTCAAACGGTACACCGAGACCATCCCGGCCTTTCTGGACGATTTTCTTGCTCCCGAAGGGACGATGACCAGAAAACGGAATATCGACGAGCAGATAGAATCCACAAGGAACAGTATCGCCGCCGACAAGGAGCAGATCGGCCGTCTGCAGCAGGAAAACCGCAGTCTCTTCAGTAAAATAGAGGAGTACCGGGGAACCCTTCAGGACCTTAAAATCTCGAAAGCCAAGGTCTCCGCCCAGATTACAGCCGCCGAAGATGCCCTTGCCCTGACGGAAAAGGAGATCCGTACAACCCTGGCCTCCATGGAGGAAAACCAGGGCGATATGGAAGAAACGGGCATAAAACTGGCCTCCACGGAAAAAAGGATAAACGAGCTCAAGGAGCGTCATTCAGCCATTCTGGATGAGGAGAAGAAGCTTCGTAAAAGCCTGGATGAACTTGAAAAGGGAATCAGTCTGCGAAACAGGGATGCCCTTCAGAAAGAGAAGAGCCTGAAGGACAAGATGTCCCAGCTCGCCCAGACCCAGAGTCAGGTAGAGAAAATCCAGGTGGACCTGTCCGCCGTCAAAACGGAGATCCGCAACCTTTTTGAGAATTTCCGGGAAAAGCACTCCCGCGAACTTACCGAGTTTGAAGACCGCATGTACGAGATCCGGGAGGATGCAAAACTCCTTCGGGAGAAGCTCGGTTCCGCCCGGGAACAGCTTCGTGGACTCGGTCATGTCAATCTTATGGCCCCCGAGGAGTTTGCGGAGGTCAAGGAACGCTATGATTTCCTCGAAAATCAGCTTCAGGATCTCAGAAAGGCCCGGGAAGACCTGAATGCCATTACTAAACAGATCCGCACCGAGTCACGGGAGCTTTTTCTGTCAACCTACGAGAAAATCAAGAAGAATTTTCACGTAACCTTCCGCAGACTTTTCGGCGGGGGCAGGGGAGAGCTCAAGCTGACCGAACCGGACCAGGTCCTGACCTCGGGTATCGAAATTTTTGCCCAGCCTCCGGGCAAGCGCCTGGAGAATATTACCCTCCTGTCCGGAGGCGAGCGCTCACTGACTGCGGTGGCCCTCCTTTTTGCAACCTACATGGTCCGTCCGTCACCCTTCTGTATCCTTGACGAGATCGACGCCGCCCTGGACGAAAACAACGTAGGGCGCTTTGTGACAATGCTGATGGAGTTCGCCAACTCATCCCAGTTCATTGTCATTACTCACAATAAAAAGACTGTTGCAGGGGCCCAGACCCTTCTTGGGATTACCATGGAGGAGTCGGGTATCTCCAAGATTATCGCCATCAGGGTTGATAAGGGGGGCAGTCTTGATCCTGTTCCAGAAGAGGTGATCGAGGAACTCGATCTGGACCTGGAGGAAGAGGAGTAGGCAGGCCGTATGCCCAGAGATGCCGGGAGGAACAGAGGATTATCCCCAGGAATGCGTGTTTATATCCTGGCGGTCATTGCCGTCGCTTTTTTCTCCGTCATCGGCCTGGTTCTGTTCTACTCCCCCGAAAAACAGAACAGCGAAAATGCCGCTGTCGTTGATGCCGACGCCGGCGTCTACTCACGGCTGATTCTCCCGGAGGAAAAACGCGGTCTTATAGCCAATGATCATCTTCCCTTACGATCCCGACGCCTGGAATGGACCCGTGAACAGGTCGATCGTTTCTGGATTCCCCCCGGCTCCATTGTTCTTGAAATTATGAAGGATGAGAACGACGCCATATTGGAGGAGATCTTTGAATCTGTACCGTAAGGACTGCCTTACGCTTATAGTCTCTTCCCTTGTTTTTTTTACCCCGCTTTATGCATCTCCTCCGCCTCTTCCGCAGCCGCGCTTCGATTTATACCTTCTTCCCCCCGCACCGCCGGAAAAGATTGTCGAGTACCCTGTCATTACCCCTTCTTCGAAAGACGCTTCGGTAAAAAAAGAGCCGGAAGCAGTTTCAGAAAAATCTCTTCCCCGGGAGTCCGGCACTGCGACGACCGTCGAAAGGGCCCCAGCGCCTGAACTGCCCCGGGAAACGGAAGCTCAAAGGAGACCCTCCGGCGGTGCGGAAAAAACCTCCGGGAGCGGGGAGCAGGCGGTAGGACGGGCTGAGCGCATGGAGAATATCGCTCCCGAAGTGTACGCCCGCCTTAACGAGGGATTCAGTCTGGCTATTGAGGGCGGTTCCTGGCTCTTCATCGATGCCTATCCCTCAGGCGGAATCGCCTACGACGGCAGGGTGCGGGAGGATCGGTACATGCGTTTCAGCTTTCGGGCACAGAAAGAGGGAAAGTATATCCTGCAGTTTGTTCAGGGAAGTTCCGGAGGAGATGGCGGGAGCACCCACAGGGTCGTGGTGGAGGTCCTTTCAGGGGAAGAGTTCATGGCCAGGGTAACCGGTGAATCCGAAAGACGGGAGTCCGGCGCAGAGGACAGCCTTCAGGCGGAGGGAGAAATGGATCCCGGGCTTTCAGAGGATGAGCGTTACGGGGCTGCCCTGGAGCGTATGCGGAAGGGTGAATGGCAGAATGCCTTCGGGGTTCTTACCAGCTCTCCCGATTTTGATCCGTCAAAGCCCTCCCGGTTTACCGCCGCTGCCTTTGCCTCCGCTCTTTTTATGGATGATTACATGCTTGCCCTGGATTACGCGAATTTTCCTGCTTCCCTGCAGAAGGATTTTTCCGGAAGTATCCTGCACCTGAGCACAGAACTGCCTGTGGAACTCAGGCGACGGCTTCTGACCGCCTCCCTCGATCTTCTTCAGGGTCATCATGGCATGGACGAACTGGTGTTTGCCCTGGCCGGGGACTATGAGGAGCCCGGTCCCGCCCGTGACATTTCGGAAGCTGTCCGCTGGTATCGCTATCTCCTCTCCGAATATCCCCTGAGTGCCTACTGGCAGAGAGCCCGGGAGCGGGCCACCTACCTTGAACGGCATTTTCTTCTGGTACGGTAAGTTGCGTTCGCCTGCGGCCCGGGTATCCCATTGACAGGGGCGGGGTTTATCGGCTATAACTGACCCTAAACTTTATGCTTTGGGGTAACAGCACAGGCTATGTTTGACAAACTGACACGGACCTTTTCCGATGTCCTCCGACAGGTTTCCGGCAAAAGCAGCATATCCGAGAAAAACATCCAGGACGCAGTAGAGGAGATCAAGATCGCTCTGCTCGAGGCGGATGTAAATCTGCGGGTTGTCCGTCGTTTTGTCAATCATACCATCGAGGAGGCCCGGGGCGAAAAGGTATTGCGCTCGGTAAATCCCGGACAGCAGTTTATCAAGATCGTTCATGACCGGATGGTCAATCTGCTGGGATCGGAAACCGAGGGGCTGCAGCTGAAAGGTCCGGACACCTTGAGTCCCATTCTGTTCATGGGGCTTCAGGGGTCGGGAAAAACCACTACCTGTGCCAAGCTTGCCTTACGACTGAAAAAAGAGGGGCGTAAACCTCTCCTGGTTGCCGCCGACCTTGTACGGCCCGCTGCCGTCAAGCAGCTTCAGCTTCTGGGAGAACAGACAGGGGTCCCGGTTTTTGCTGTCGAGGGGGAGAAAAAACCGGTAAAGGTCGTCAAACAGGCCCTGAGCTTCGCGAAGAAGAACAGCTTCAATACGATGATCGTCGACACTTCCGGACGTATGCATCTGGACGACGATCTTATGAAGGAGATTCAGGAGATCAACTCCGTATTGAAGCCCGTTGAAGGTCTGCTGGTTGCGGACGCAATGACGGGGCAGCAGGCGGTGGAGATCGCCAAAGAGTTTAACGAGCGGGTAGGTATTACCGGAGTCATCCTTTCCAAGTTTGATTCCGATACCCGGGGCGGTGCCGCCCTCTCCCTGAAGAGCGTTACTAAAAAGCCGATAAAGTATGTCGGTGTGGGTGAAAAGATCGATGAGCTGGAGCAGTTTCATCCTGACCGGATGGCCTCGCGCATCCTTGGAATGGGTGATGTTGTCTCCCTGGTCGAGAAAGCCCAGGAGACGATCCAGGAGGAAGAGGCCGAGGAGCTCCAAAAGAAGCTGCAAAGCTCCACTTTTACCCTGCAGGATTACCTGGAACAGTTTACAAGAATAAAAAAAATGGGTAGTCTGCAATCTCTTGTCGAGATGATTCCGGGAATGAAGGGAAATATCGACGAGGATGCTTTGAACAGCAAGGAGATGAAGAAGGAAGAGGCGATAATACTGTCCATGACTCTTCAGGAACGTCATAATCACCGCATTATCGGTCCTTCCCGGCGAAAAAGGATTGCCTCGGGAAGCGGTACGTC from the Marispirochaeta aestuarii genome contains:
- a CDS encoding RluA family pseudouridine synthase, giving the protein MIHYDFCVLRDYRRPLRIDQFISDELGLISRNQLKQRVRELNINEKPVKLSRRIAPGDRIRLDLEAPPKIDLVPEEIPLEILYEDDRVIVINKPQGLVVHPAPGNYTGTLVHGLLYYREIDAPEEDFRPGIVHRLDKDTSGVLITAKDQAAHEFLSRQFQEKTTRKVYFALCRGRIEEDQGQVENRLGRWEKNRQLFTAVSRGGKAAFTRYRILRRWKQASFVALYPATGRTHQLRVHMRGIGHPILGDPLYGSGERDGCSLMLHAFSLEIVLPGSQELSRFRAPLSPRFGELIRDLSAEKD
- a CDS encoding MBL fold metallo-hydrolase: MKIFTHFSFVSFSNSYLVGPAEGGDAIMIDPGIMDVPLLRLIEKNSYTVRYILVTHNHESHIRGGRTLLKIYPAEVFGGSPNLLERDSTLLKDGDTLDLGGITIESLQISGHSSDSMVYRIGSCFFTGDVLSAGGIGSTPNRYARALLIQGIQQKLLTFPKGTVYPGHGPPSTIEAERRFNPFLQKDPG
- a CDS encoding pentapeptide repeat-containing protein; the encoded protein is MDTNKAMCAFSDCSNAALSFSNYCAEHLPDTQEYMGTVRDYLSGVEDHSNICLAGITFSGMNLEGHQFRDCVFDETVFQDCSLEKSMIQGCFFSNARFENCRFSGCEIRYSIFCGAEFRDCDFQGSDILHSNFNGVHGVRVNFSDSDLYYSSFVSSNLEEVRFIDCNLKKVNYLNTTRDKVNFKYSNYEEAVFAAVQNEE
- a CDS encoding DUF3276 family protein; translation: MGIRGEVFSSKTSVGKRTYFFNVKENRHGDLFLNIVESKKHEGTGFERHSVIVFNEDLESFVEELQKAVGFMQQHGGGAKSES
- a CDS encoding ribonuclease HII, with translation MICGIDEAGRGPIAGPVSAAAVVLPRDFPRDLLKDSKKMSPSAREKAFARMLAMKVPVGIGWSWPEEIDRINIHKASLLAMSRAFGAMGCLPDEVIVDGLYIPDIPTSARAMVKADALVPEVMAASIAAKVVRDRWMIRYSWFEPDYGYERHKGYPTRAHREVCLRLGPSPIQRLSFRVR
- a CDS encoding chromosome segregation SMC family protein, yielding MFLKNIEIFGFKSFADRVKIDFAPGISALLGPNGCGKSNVVDAIKWVLGEQASRSLRAERMEDVIFNGTEQRKALNVAEVTLTLSNDEGVLPMDMPEIAIKRRLYRSGESEYFVNNTPVKLRELRELFFDTGVGKSAYSIMEQGKIDQILSHKPEERRYIFEEAAGITKFKVKGAEAERKLSRTEENMRQVEGILGEVKRSYDSLKKQADKTEQYRRFREDIFELELKIQLLRLKGFLDDELSKEKQLKEKSGLRDSIKSEIDTINESLEENLDQVNTMESSLIENQKMLYGIDVEKGNLQNQQSIIQERRGELHRHLEYCKNREAQLQEQKAEFEASLKDKREVLEDLKGRHASIDRNILEFDERINSSQNTIRRNESEITRLEGQIAANEASVNDLQDQLRAITDDIVGQLDRKLEESAYSHGERMRIESAVRDRIDRIRIHVKGKLDLVGDLGSLSEIGERERTELVSSIRGGLNEALAGIDALQDEFKRYTETIPAFLDDFLAPEGTMTRKRNIDEQIESTRNSIAADKEQIGRLQQENRSLFSKIEEYRGTLQDLKISKAKVSAQITAAEDALALTEKEIRTTLASMEENQGDMEETGIKLASTEKRINELKERHSAILDEEKKLRKSLDELEKGISLRNRDALQKEKSLKDKMSQLAQTQSQVEKIQVDLSAVKTEIRNLFENFREKHSRELTEFEDRMYEIREDAKLLREKLGSAREQLRGLGHVNLMAPEEFAEVKERYDFLENQLQDLRKAREDLNAITKQIRTESRELFLSTYEKIKKNFHVTFRRLFGGGRGELKLTEPDQVLTSGIEIFAQPPGKRLENITLLSGGERSLTAVALLFATYMVRPSPFCILDEIDAALDENNVGRFVTMLMEFANSSQFIVITHNKKTVAGAQTLLGITMEESGISKIIAIRVDKGGSLDPVPEEVIEELDLDLEEEE
- the ffh gene encoding signal recognition particle protein → MFDKLTRTFSDVLRQVSGKSSISEKNIQDAVEEIKIALLEADVNLRVVRRFVNHTIEEARGEKVLRSVNPGQQFIKIVHDRMVNLLGSETEGLQLKGPDTLSPILFMGLQGSGKTTTCAKLALRLKKEGRKPLLVAADLVRPAAVKQLQLLGEQTGVPVFAVEGEKKPVKVVKQALSFAKKNSFNTMIVDTSGRMHLDDDLMKEIQEINSVLKPVEGLLVADAMTGQQAVEIAKEFNERVGITGVILSKFDSDTRGGAALSLKSVTKKPIKYVGVGEKIDELEQFHPDRMASRILGMGDVVSLVEKAQETIQEEEAEELQKKLQSSTFTLQDYLEQFTRIKKMGSLQSLVEMIPGMKGNIDEDALNSKEMKKEEAIILSMTLQERHNHRIIGPSRRKRIASGSGTSVFDVNRLLKKFDKMRLMMKKMTKNKKLQAQMLSQFNGNI